From the Quercus lobata isolate SW786 chromosome 6, ValleyOak3.0 Primary Assembly, whole genome shotgun sequence genome, one window contains:
- the LOC115993584 gene encoding putative F-box protein At1g65770 — MGEREVDWSALPKELLPSIGKTAQARIDVVRFRSVYASWRSIIPPLRGISPPLLLPFPFAINSAGGQSSLSQSTIYRLEPLNDNPNLSTCSSKSWLVNVEESEPGRVRLLNLLSSLHIRFVTGSFKKVINLLDFRVVEVAKAYKLQHSSGMNIAGVNKVVLFPNSAWTSCVEDKLIFGLFHEGKLGYVKYGDKNWTLVDHRNFYYDDITVYKGQPYVVDRLGTVSWIDSSMKLIRFSPPLPLCALGDHKHLVESCGELYVVDRFFDRHDLRRYLVCPKTVHIGVYKLDREWGRWVMVKNLGDQVFILGNDCSFSVSATEFSGCKGNCIYFTDGKNIGAFYLENQKIDKILDYEAQCHPFWPPPSWLSSKSSSKC; from the coding sequence ATGGGTGAGAGAGAGGTCGACTGGTCTGCTCTTCCAAAGGAACTCTTGCCTTCAATCGGAAAAACCGCCCAAGCTCGCATCGATGTTGTAAGATTTCGCAGCGTCTATGCTTCATGGAGATCCATTATCCCTCCACTGCGTGGGATATCTCCTCCTTTgcttcttccttttcctttcgCCATCAACTCAGCTGGAGGccaatcctctctctctcaaagtaCCATCTACCGTCTCGAGCCACTCAATGATAATCCAAACCTTTCAACATGTTCATCAAAGAGCTGGTTGGTCAACGTGGAAGAGTCTGAACCTGGTCGAGTACGTCTTTTGAATCTACTTTCAAGCCTCCATATCAGGTTTGTCACAGGCTCTTTTAAAAAAGTGATTAACTTATTGGATTTTCGAGTTGTCGAGGTAGCCAAAGCATATAAACTTCAACATAGTAGTGGCATGAATATTGCTGGTGTGAATAAAGTTGTGTTGTTTCCTAACTCTGCGTGGACTAGTTGTGTTGAAGATAAATTGATTTTCGGGTTATTTCATGAAGGAAAGTTGGGGTACGTGAAATATGGAGACAAGAATTGGACCTTAGTAGATCATCGCAACTTTTACTATGATGACATTACTGTATACAAGGGACAACCCTATGTTGTTGATAGATTGGGAACAGTTTCATGGATTGATTCATCAATGAAGCTGATACGATTTTCGCCTCCACTTCCACTTTGTGCTTTGGGAGACCATAAGCATTTGGTGGAGTCATGTGGAGAACTCTATGTTGTTGATAGGTTCTTTGATAGACACGATCTCCGTAGATACCTTGTTTGTCCTAAGACAGTTCATATTGGAGTTTATAAGCTGGACCGAGAGTGGGGTCGTTGGGTTATGGTCAAGAATTTGGGTgatcaagtttttattttgggtaatgACTGTTCCTTCTCTGTTTCAGCTACAGAATTCTCTGGATGTAAAGGGAATTGCATTTACTTCACTGATGGAAAAAACATCGGTGCCTTCTACTTAGAGAATCAGAAAATTGACAAGATTCTAGATTACGAAGCCCAGTGTCATCCATTTTGGCCTCCTCCATCTTGGCTCAGCTCAAAATCTTCATCTAAATGTTGA
- the LOC115993995 gene encoding putative F-box protein At1g65770, whose protein sequence is MEKSKKENKGMDDGERVEWSELPKELLPTIGKNLDTRIDIVRFRSVCNTWRSSIPLFHTYSPRFPLIFPSPYPAPIPIRTPAYLCQSTVYRLQRLNPSSTSSNKSWLIKVEQDSNSGGKFRLFDPISNRRTRYPNKTLNLFDFRVVELTKAYTLRYQVRVGLSTSTNEIEQVLSVSDISIFGVNKVVMFPNSPWTNVNASAAFVIFNDGKLGFAKSGDEELILVDRNSFDYDDIIVYKGQFYVINSLGIVSWIDHSSLKLVQFLPPLCGLGSQKHLVESCGALYVVDRYLDRERRRVENDAFYMGGEDCAESIGFKVYRFDEEWGRWELKESLGDRAFVLGNGCCFSVMAKELSGYKRNCIYFTDQYETRVFSLEDNSVGYLSYFEDSYPSWPLPNLL, encoded by the coding sequence ATGGagaaatccaaaaaagagaacaaaggTATGGATGATGGAGAGAGAGTGGAGTGGTCGGAACTTCCCAAGGAACTGTTACCAACGATCGGCAAAAACCTCGACACCCGCATCGATATTGTTCGATTCCGCAGCGTCTGCAACACGTGGCGCTCTTCTATCCCTCTCTTTCACACCTACTCTCCTCGATTCCCTCTCATATTCCCTTCCCCTTATCCAGCTCCAATTCCAATTCGAACTCCGGCTTATCTCTGCCAAAGCACTGTCTATCGACTACAAAGGCTAAATCCCTCTTCGACTTCTTCGAATAAGTCTTGGTTGATCAAAGTCGAACAAGACTCAAACTCAGGAGGCAAGTTTCGTTTATTTGATCCAATCTCCAACCGTCGTACCAGGTACCCCAATAAGACTTTGAACTTATTTGACTTTCGAGTCGTAGAGTTAACTAAAGCATATACTCTTAGATATCAAGTTAGAGTTGGATTATCCACATCCACTAATGAAATCGAACAAGTCCTCAGTGTCAGTGACATCTCTATTTTTGGAGTGAATAAGGTAGTTATGTTTCCCAATTCTCCTTGGACTAATGTAAACGCCTCTGCCGCTTTTGTTATCTTTAATGACGGAAAGTTAGGCTTTGCAAAATCTGGGGACGAGGAATTGATCCTCGTAGATCGTAATAGTTTTGATTATGATGATATCATTGTGTATAAGGGCCAATTCTACGTGATTAATAGTTTGGGAATCGTTTCATGGATCGATCATTCGTCATTGAAGTTGGTTCAATTTTTGCCTCCGCTTTGTGGGTTGGGTAGCCAGAAACATCTGGTGGAGTCTTGTGGAGCTCTCTATGTTGTTGATAGGTACCTTGACAGGGAAAGGAGGAGGGTAGAGAATGATGCGTTTTATATGGGTGGTGAAGATTGTGCCGAATCAATTGGTTTCAAAGTGTATAGGTTTGATGAAGAGTGGGGTCGATGGGAATTGAAGGAAAGCTTGGGCGATCGAgcttttgttttgggtaatggTTGTTGTTTCTCGGTTATGGCTAAAGAGCTTTCTGGGTATAAAAGGAATTGCATTTACTTCACTGATCaatatgaaactcgagttttcAGTTTGGAAGATAATAGCGTTGGATATTTATCATATTTTGAGGACAGTTATCCATCTTGGCCTCTCCCAAATTTGCTTTAG
- the LOC115995237 gene encoding putative F-box protein At1g65770, translating to MSRSKSTKNKDMGEERVEWSDLPKELLPTIGKSLDTRIDIVRFRSVCNSWRSSIPSNKSPRFPLKFPNPYSPTSSTQAQAPAYLCESTIYRLQRLNPSTSSNKAWLVKVEQYSNSGGKLCVFDPISNRLSRYPNKTLNLLDFRVIELTKAYMLRYKVRAGSTTSTNEIEQVLSVRDSSILRVTKVVMFPNSPWTNVNDSAVFVIFGAGTLGFAKSGAKSLTVVDDNNVEYDDIIVYKGQFYVIDTLGNVSWIDNSSLKLVPFLPPLCGLGGQKHLVESCGALYVVDRYFNKKRRRVEHTNRHFRDSDGPKVVDFKVYKLNEEWGRWELEKSLGDRAFVLGNDCCLSISAEEFTGYKRNCIYFNNQNETHVFNLEDSSFGDLQDIHPSWLCSNLRDLQDIHPSWLRSNLL from the coding sequence ATGTCACGGAGCAAGTCAACAAAGAACAAAGATATGGGTGAAGAGAGAGTGGAGTGGTCGGATCTTCCCAAGGAACTGTTACCAACGATCGGCAAAAGCCTCGACACCCGAATCGATATTGTTCGATTCCGCAGTGTCTGCAACTCGTGGCGCTCCTCTATTCCCTCCAACAAATCTCCTCGATTCCCTCTCAAATTCCCTAACCCATACTCGCCTACTTCGTCAACTCAAGCTCAAGCTCCGGCTTATCTCTGCGAAAGCACTATCTATCGACTACAAAGACTAAATCCCTCGACTTCTTCGAATAAGGCTTGGTTGGTCAAAGTCGAACAATACTCAAACTCAGGAGGCAAGTTGTGTGTCTTTGATCCAATCTCCAACCGTCTTAGCAGGTACCCCAATAAGACTTTAAACTTATTAGACTTCCGAGTCATCGAGTTAACTAAAGCATATATGCTTAGATATAAAGTTAGAGCTGGATCCACCACATCCACTAATGAAATCGAACAAGTCCTTAGTGTCAGAGACAGCTCTATTCTTCGTGTGACTAAAGTAGTTATGTTTCCCAATTCGCCTTGGACTAATGTAAACGACTCTGCCGTTTTTGTTATCTTTGGTGCCGGAACATTAGGCTTTGCAAAATCTGGGGCTAAGAGTTTAACCGTTGTAGATGATAACAATGTTGAGTATGATGATATTATTGTATATAAGGGCCAATTCTATGTGATTGATACATTGGGAAACGTTTCGTGGATTGATAATTCGTCGTTGAAGTTGGTTCCATTTTTGCCTCCGCTATGTGGGTTGGGTGGCCAGAAGCATTTGGTGGAGTCATGTGGAGCTCTCTATGTTGTTGATAGatactttaataaaaaaaggaggagGGTAGAACATACCAACCGGCATTTTAGAGACTCTGATGGTCCCAAAGTGGTTGATTTCAAAGTGTATAAGCTGAATGAAGAGTGGGGTCGATGGGAGTTGGAGAAAAGCTTGGGTGATCGAgcttttgttttgggtaatgaTTGTTGTTTGTCGATTTCGGCTGAAGAGTTTACTGGTTATAAAAGGAATTGCATTTACTTCAACAATCAAAATGAAACTCATGTTTTCAACTTGGAAGATAGTAGCTTTGGAGATTTACAGGATATCCATCCATCCTGGCTTTGCTCAAATTTGCGAGATTTACAGGATATCCATCCATCCTGGCTTCGCTCAAATTTGCTTTAG